The nucleotide sequence GAGCGATagctcagtggaccactattgtcaagacaatcctcaaccctgtcagagagaaaatgaaaagatttgcccaagagcaagataGTGCTAGggaggatgtcgagcgtgcctttggtgttttgcaatctcgatgtggcatcgttcggtatcctgttAATACCTGAAACACAcagaaactgtgggaggtgatgactacttgtgtgatcatgcacaatatgatcgtagaataTGAGCGtccggaacgtctgtacgatcaagggtttcagtttcagggtaaGAATGTTGTGCTTGAGCATGGAAgagcggcaacgtttgaacagttcactcaatttcatcatgacatgcgtgattgggaaactcacgtgcaactgtaGAATGATTTGGTTAAGCATATATGCGCTCATGTTGACAACCAATAAATGTATTTTCTTTATTTGtcttgcaaaactatgtgagacaTTTTTATGTTTATTCGGCTTGTAATACTATGCTATTTTATTCGGTTCAAATTAAGTTATTTGACTATACATTTAAATGCAAAATCAATGCAAAAATAAGCATTTGTTAAAATAGGACGGTGAGCCGGCCATACCGGCACATATGAATCAACACGTTAGATGCACGGCCGATCTAAATTTAAAATAGGGCGAACGCTGGACGGACGACCAATCTAAATAGATAAAAGACGGATGAAGTCGCCGTTCGATTGGTCGGCCCGGTGGAGTTGCTTTCATGGGCGGGCCTACTAACGCGAGGCTGTGAGCGCGCGCGATGGGGCTTCGAGCAGCACGCCCGGGCGAGGTCATGCGCACGATAGCACGAGCGCTGTGCCGACGTCACTTTCTATTTTCTTTCACGGTAACAGGTCGGGTTGCCTACCGGATCCACCTCGCCGCCCGTTGGCCTACCCTCGGAAGATTCTCGTCACCGTTCAGCGGATCTGCTGCCATCGACTCGTCCCGCTGGCCCCGCCCACCCGCCGGCACCAACGTGGCATCGCCGTTCTCCGTCTGGCATCGGATTAGCGACGGTTCTCGGCTCTCGGCTTAGCGACGGTATGAGTGCCATACACAACTGTATCATCCTTTGGTAATGAAAAATCAGCAAATCATCCTGCTTTCGAAGAGCTGTGCCGCATTACTGTAACCTGGGCACGTATTTAAATTTTAACCTTTGCCACAAGCACTGCAAATTTGCAACAGCGGGATTTCTTTACTGAGGCCAGGCAAGCAAATGAAGGAGTACACATTCAGAGAAGCACGAAAAACACAGCACAGAGACCAACACTACCAAACGGCGAACAGAACAGGACACTACCCAACAGCCACGGAAGAACTCGTACGTACGTACACACCAGCGTGAAATACACATCTTACTAATCAGGCGCCGTACTTGTAGCTTCCCAatcaattttcaaattcatgatgttttttgaacttatgaatattttttgaaatcactaacatttttcaaatctgcaagcattttatccattcatgaacattattttcaaatccatcaacattttttgaattcatgaataataTTTCAAGATTGCGAacttttttgaattcgtgaacactAGTTCAAATCCTCGAGTAATTTGTGGACATTTTTTGACGTCATGAACAACTTTTGAATTCCTCAACATTTTTGAACCCATGAACTTTCTTTGAAATCATGAGCACTTTATGAATTCGCGAACGTTTTTTCAAACCCGTGATTTTTTTGAATTcgtcaacattttttgaatttatgattttttttaattcataTCTTTAATTAGCAACCGACCTAGGTAAAAAAAGCTACCTTTGAAAAAACCAGGTGCAGAAAAAAAAGACGCATTCATAGGCGGGCCTACTAACGGGAGGCTGTGAGCGAGCGCGATGGGGCTTCCAGCAGCACGCCCGGGCGAGGTCATGCGCACGATAGCACGAGCGCTGTGCCGACGTCACTTTCTATTTTCTTTTCACGGTGACAGGTCGGGTTGCCTACCGGATCCACCTCGCCGCTCGTTAGCCTAGCCTCGCAAGATTCGCGTCATctccatgatctccatcaccgttcACCGGATCTGCCACCATCGATTCCTCTGGCTGCCCCCGCCCACCGGCCGGCACCACCGTGGCGTTGCCGTTCTCCGTCTGGCATCGGATTAGCGACGGTTCTCGGCTGTCGGCTTAGCGACGGTATGAGTGCCATACGCAACTGTATCATCCTTTCGTAATGATAAATCAGTAAAtcaccctgcttcccaagagctgTGCCGCATTATGGTAACCTAGGAACGTTTGTAAGTTTTTACCTTTGCCACAAACACTGAAATTTGTAACAGCGGGATTTCTTTACTCAGGTCAGGCAAGCAAATGAAGGAGTACACATTCAGCGAACCACGAAAAACACAGCACAGAACAACACTACCAAACGGCAAACAGAACAGGACACTACCCAACAGCCAGGGAAGAACTCGTACGTACGTACACACCAGCGTGAACTACACGTCCCGCTAATCAGGCGCCGTACTTGTAGCTTCCCATGTCCTCCGCGATCATGTCCAGGTCCCTGGAGGGCACGGCCATGGACATTGCCCGCCGGtggcgccccgccgccggcctcgcGGGCTGCTGCTCGGAGGCGTCCGCCCCCGCCGCGGCGGGCTTCCGCTGctcgccgacgccgtccgccggcACGTCCTCCAGGCTGGCGAAGTTCTCCGGCAGCGAGAACACGCTCTGCGACGCCCTCCTCTGGTGCCTCCCCGGCCTCTGCGACATCTTGAAGAGAAACTACTGAGACTGGGGTCGAGGAGACCTAGCTAGCTCTAGCTACTACTACGATATGATGATGCTACCGCTTGCTTGAGTGAACTACAGGGCACCACCGATGTATATATAGGCCTGCCCAGCGCACGCTCGTCTGCAATTTGTTTTCCCAATTATTACGAGCCTGTTCACCAGTACTAACAGCAGTACAATTATTGTAACATGGAGTAGTGATTAAATTTGTGAGCGATCTGGCAGTCCATGGCTCCAAAGGGCATTGACTTTGTGCATGCATATCCATGGCGCGCGGAGCTGCATGCATGTGCATGCGCATGCGCATGGCTCCTACTTGGTCTGAACGTGGCGATCAATTAAGCATATGAGCATCTTGTTGATTACCGGATTAACGTTCGTCTTTGCTGATGTGGTGCTCTTATCTTTGCAAAGTATAGCCAACTTGGCACGCACTACTGGCTGCTGCTCTCTTGGTTGACATGGCTGGCTGCTCAGTACTGTATGTCCTCCGTACGTTTCGGATGTCGCTAGGAAGCTTCCTACGAGCTTAAACAAACGGCACTCATGAGGCGCATGTACAGGAATCTCAGGACCAGGCTCGCCATTTTTATTGGGTTAGTGCTTCACTCATGAGCCGTCCTGACATGATTAGCAGAGAGCCACGTGCAAACCAAAGAGGGAATCAACCATGCAATAACAAAACCAAATCATGCACAGTTATCACAAATCCAACTTATTTTCTTAAACGTCTAGGTTATCACAAAAATGAGCTGGTACTGATCGGGGTTCCTTGCTAACGGTTCTATACGGAGATCCTAGTAATTACTCCCTTTAATTCCAGCACGACATATATCGTCAGTTCTAGCACCATATACTCATATAGCATAATGCTCCTACACTGTCTAATAAGTGCTTGTTAATTAACCGATTAGAAACTGGTTTATTCAGTACTGTACCATCTTTCTGTTACAATGGAATCAGTATTGTTTTTCCAGTTTTGGAGGAAACACATCGTTTCATTCTGTAGGTGCTACATCTCGAAAGAACTCCTGATAGAGCTAGCTGGATGTTCTTGCCTACAAGAAAACCCCCCCAAAAAATGCCGGGCGGTGTTAACTGTCAACACACAAAGGCA is from Triticum aestivum cultivar Chinese Spring chromosome 3A, IWGSC CS RefSeq v2.1, whole genome shotgun sequence and encodes:
- the LOC123058760 gene encoding uncharacterized protein — translated: MSQRPGRHQRRASQSVFSLPENFASLEDVPADGVGEQRKPAAAGADASEQQPARPAAGRHRRAMSMAVPSRDLDMIAEDMGSYKYGA